Proteins encoded by one window of Actinocorallia herbida:
- a CDS encoding Ig domain-containing protein gives MVTGWAWQADAAAIDFGGGSGVAGVGHLHVYYDGRTPVVTGADPATGALVTIRVENGGGRRFAALNNGASVTKAGRLDELAGGHTPTTMTPAAPMSGWIAYARVGAKLTRYNSVSPAAAAPKPIASTATDLVGVYRAYGSMDLGCLYLDASGNLVTWHEDGTQNGRYTYTAGLGLYSAEAWLDGDGMVHVFGLTAGSGGVPANTLKVLHQVAWSSTGAPVWSLAVARDTKGTVLGTPVPACVALVPKVARFALDAFPDASPSQFVMREGVKAASDQFALHTQDAAARWTRDKVRLPTGGAPHLVGHYVSSVTVLDGRGTPMPGLPVAVSADTLVEIKVDGASYLVGPGHGAALATDLQGKLTIATTADSLLPATLHVDTVGPESGAVIQPAAAVHDYLAGTGTLPSQSGVFSEEAFASAKVDGVPIIDPARHGAPAIKDAYTGIGQVFQQASGTGLVSRRFQGAGAAPAIHGFAVGSAPVVRGTAGAGRVTYTEFATPAEVAAHLDAIRALPQYGGVWDDFLDWAGDVWEGVKNGAIAVYHVAVHAVTSVFVYIGDKIVELVGFVLDTVDATVRAVEAVVREVVETITAVVDWLKSLFDFKDIWDTKTALESGMRTLTSYASSTIEYYGGRASGWFAAQEQKVTDTLVALKEEYAGRPLGDAANQPPTVTDPSGHGLADGQIKDNPQSTWMLTQVMGPKTVAATRAATSKALASGPITDAFGVFLVDLAQTDLSDTADRVLADLEAIVAGVTDPADPDAGAKASVVAVIDILEQLSLGALRAADHVVAAVVRLATTICAHLQKALDEPFDLGGPVNTLYRWIQEQAGVTDVKDLSLGGLIFLIAGFFTTTSYKLVMGVDEAPFPGGLFPPIAPPPWLSVPDDTVGMPPAELNALYKNLQIVSGFAGVFGGGFDAMADLVPVVSFNETGDWPYQLQQFIGMSSALLSSGLYGTLSSLPPVGGNDWKGADGAWTIAWVFAAVNTLFSVGTVFLDNGRKDWQKDTPIFRNTGKVEKKGGETAVTATRGPLIVGALSIGFLAASGAACAKSHTNPYGTAQIILSGLPGVFGLLRWNLLPKDPASRNRAGIAALLDVVATESSAIMLLAGGIVTGAPYIGPEQPLGYGAVGRPYRAEIHASGGTRPFDAPLKDWTVASGTLPTGLTLDPATGTVSGTPTAPGTWRFSVGCTDSYGPPQYSNIAGMTLTITP, from the coding sequence ATGGTGACGGGCTGGGCCTGGCAGGCCGACGCGGCGGCCATCGACTTCGGCGGCGGCTCCGGGGTCGCCGGCGTCGGCCACCTGCACGTGTACTACGACGGCCGCACTCCGGTCGTCACCGGCGCCGACCCCGCCACGGGCGCGCTGGTGACCATCCGCGTCGAGAACGGCGGCGGTCGGCGCTTCGCCGCGCTCAACAACGGCGCCTCCGTCACCAAGGCCGGACGGCTCGACGAACTCGCGGGCGGCCACACCCCGACCACCATGACCCCCGCGGCCCCGATGAGCGGCTGGATCGCCTACGCCCGCGTCGGAGCCAAGCTCACCCGCTACAACAGCGTGTCCCCGGCGGCGGCCGCGCCCAAGCCGATCGCGAGCACGGCCACCGACCTCGTGGGCGTCTACCGGGCCTACGGCAGCATGGACCTGGGCTGCCTCTACCTGGACGCCTCGGGCAACCTCGTCACCTGGCACGAGGACGGCACCCAGAACGGCAGGTACACCTACACCGCGGGCCTCGGCCTGTACTCGGCCGAGGCGTGGCTCGACGGCGACGGCATGGTCCACGTCTTCGGCCTGACCGCCGGATCCGGCGGCGTCCCGGCCAACACCCTCAAGGTGCTCCACCAGGTCGCGTGGAGCTCCACCGGCGCGCCCGTCTGGTCGCTCGCCGTCGCCCGGGACACGAAGGGCACGGTCCTCGGCACGCCGGTGCCCGCCTGCGTCGCGCTCGTGCCCAAGGTCGCCCGCTTCGCGCTCGACGCCTTCCCCGACGCCTCGCCCAGCCAGTTCGTCATGCGCGAAGGGGTCAAGGCCGCCTCCGACCAGTTCGCCCTGCACACCCAGGACGCCGCCGCGCGCTGGACCCGCGACAAGGTCCGCCTCCCCACCGGCGGCGCCCCGCACCTGGTCGGCCACTACGTCAGCTCCGTCACCGTGCTCGACGGGCGCGGCACCCCGATGCCGGGGCTGCCCGTGGCGGTCTCCGCCGACACCCTCGTCGAGATCAAGGTCGACGGCGCCTCCTACCTCGTCGGCCCCGGCCACGGCGCCGCGCTCGCCACCGACCTCCAGGGCAAGCTCACCATCGCGACCACCGCGGACAGCCTCCTGCCCGCGACCCTGCACGTGGACACCGTCGGCCCGGAGAGCGGCGCGGTCATCCAGCCCGCCGCCGCCGTCCACGACTACCTCGCCGGGACCGGCACACTCCCCTCGCAGAGCGGCGTGTTCAGTGAGGAGGCGTTCGCCTCCGCCAAGGTCGACGGGGTCCCGATCATCGACCCGGCCAGGCACGGCGCACCCGCGATCAAGGACGCCTACACCGGCATCGGCCAGGTCTTCCAGCAGGCGTCGGGCACCGGCCTCGTCTCGCGGCGCTTCCAGGGCGCCGGAGCCGCGCCGGCGATCCACGGGTTCGCCGTCGGCTCGGCCCCCGTCGTGCGCGGCACCGCGGGAGCCGGCCGGGTCACCTACACCGAGTTCGCCACACCCGCGGAGGTCGCGGCCCACCTGGACGCCATCCGCGCGCTCCCGCAGTACGGCGGCGTCTGGGACGACTTCCTCGACTGGGCGGGCGACGTCTGGGAGGGCGTCAAGAACGGCGCGATCGCGGTCTACCACGTCGCCGTCCACGCCGTGACCTCGGTGTTCGTCTACATCGGCGACAAGATCGTGGAGCTCGTCGGGTTCGTCCTCGACACCGTCGACGCCACGGTCCGCGCCGTCGAGGCGGTCGTCCGCGAGGTCGTCGAGACCATCACCGCGGTCGTCGACTGGCTGAAGTCCCTGTTCGACTTCAAGGACATCTGGGACACCAAGACCGCCCTCGAATCCGGGATGCGGACCCTGACGTCCTATGCGTCCTCCACCATCGAGTACTACGGCGGCCGGGCGTCCGGGTGGTTCGCGGCCCAGGAGCAGAAGGTCACCGACACCCTCGTGGCGCTCAAGGAGGAGTACGCGGGACGGCCGCTCGGCGACGCGGCCAACCAGCCGCCCACCGTCACCGACCCCTCCGGGCACGGGCTCGCCGACGGCCAGATCAAGGACAACCCCCAGTCGACGTGGATGCTCACCCAGGTCATGGGGCCCAAGACCGTCGCCGCCACCCGGGCCGCGACCTCGAAGGCGCTCGCCTCCGGCCCGATCACCGACGCCTTCGGCGTGTTCCTCGTCGACCTCGCGCAGACCGACCTGTCGGACACCGCGGACCGGGTGCTCGCCGACCTGGAGGCGATCGTCGCGGGCGTCACCGACCCCGCCGACCCCGACGCGGGCGCCAAGGCGTCGGTGGTCGCGGTGATCGACATCCTCGAACAGCTCAGCCTCGGCGCTCTGCGGGCGGCCGACCACGTCGTCGCGGCGGTCGTGCGGCTCGCGACCACCATCTGCGCGCACCTCCAGAAGGCGCTCGACGAACCGTTCGACCTCGGCGGGCCCGTCAACACCCTCTACCGGTGGATCCAGGAGCAGGCCGGGGTCACCGACGTGAAGGACCTGTCCCTCGGCGGGCTGATCTTCCTCATCGCGGGATTCTTCACGACCACGTCGTACAAGCTCGTCATGGGCGTCGACGAGGCCCCCTTCCCCGGCGGCCTCTTCCCGCCGATCGCCCCGCCGCCGTGGCTTTCCGTCCCGGACGACACCGTCGGGATGCCCCCTGCCGAGCTCAACGCCCTCTACAAGAACCTCCAGATCGTCTCCGGATTCGCCGGCGTGTTCGGCGGCGGCTTCGACGCGATGGCGGACCTGGTCCCGGTCGTCAGCTTCAACGAGACGGGCGACTGGCCCTACCAGCTCCAGCAGTTCATCGGCATGAGCTCGGCGCTCCTGTCCAGCGGCCTGTACGGCACGCTCAGCTCCCTGCCCCCGGTGGGCGGCAACGACTGGAAGGGCGCTGACGGGGCGTGGACCATCGCGTGGGTGTTCGCCGCGGTGAACACGCTGTTCTCGGTCGGCACCGTCTTCCTCGACAACGGCAGGAAGGACTGGCAGAAGGACACCCCGATCTTCCGCAACACCGGCAAGGTCGAGAAGAAGGGGGGCGAGACCGCCGTCACGGCCACCCGCGGGCCGCTCATCGTGGGCGCGCTCTCGATCGGGTTCCTCGCGGCATCGGGCGCCGCCTGCGCGAAGAGCCACACGAACCCCTACGGGACCGCGCAGATCATCCTGTCGGGCCTGCCGGGAGTCTTCGGGCTCCTGCGCTGGAACCTGCTGCCCAAGGACCCGGCGAGCCGGAACCGGGCGGGCATCGCGGCCCTGCTCGACGTCGTGGCCACCGAGAGCTCGGCGATCATGCTGCTCGCCGGGGGAATCGTGACCGGTGCCCCGTACATCGGCCCGGAGCAGCCCCTGGGGTACGGCGCCGTCGGCAGGCCCTACCGGGCCGAGATCCACGCCAGCGGCGGTACGCGGCCCTTCGACGCGCCCCTGAAGGACTGGACCGTGGCCTCCGGCACCCTGCCCACCGGACTGACCCTCGACCCGGCCACCGGCACCGTCAGCGGCACCCCGACGGCCCCCGGCACCTGGCGGTTCTCGGTCGGCTGCACCGACTCCTACGGACCGCCGCAGTACTCCAACATCGCCGGAATGACCCTCACGATCACCCCGTAG
- a CDS encoding NAD(P)-dependent alcohol dehydrogenase: MKAWTWDRYGPPDVLTLQDLPEPALAPDKVLVRVRAASVNPYDWRHLRAAPFLVRLSVGLRRPRPGLILGADVAGVVERVGEEVTGLRPGDEVFGEVPLGAFAESVAASPATLAVKPADLSFEQAAAVSMAAHTALQGLRDVGGIEDGQRVLVIGASGGIGTFAVQLAKAFGADVTGVCGPRGLDLVRSLGADAVDYTSTDFTERTERYDLVLDIAGGRSLRALRRLLLPRGTLVLVGGITSRGGLLGPAAQQVRGFLLSPFVRERVAAVQWKPNTADLRLLATLIEERRLAPVLDRTYPFAALPEALRHLEQGHPVGKIVLTL, encoded by the coding sequence ATGAAGGCCTGGACCTGGGACCGCTACGGCCCGCCCGACGTGCTGACCCTCCAAGACCTCCCCGAACCCGCGCTCGCCCCGGACAAGGTGCTCGTCCGGGTGCGGGCGGCGTCGGTCAACCCCTACGACTGGCGGCACCTGCGCGCCGCCCCGTTCCTCGTGCGGCTCAGCGTCGGCCTGCGGCGGCCGCGACCCGGTCTGATCCTCGGCGCCGACGTCGCGGGCGTCGTCGAGCGGGTAGGCGAGGAGGTGACCGGGCTCCGCCCCGGCGACGAGGTCTTCGGCGAGGTCCCGCTCGGCGCGTTCGCCGAGTCCGTCGCGGCCTCCCCCGCGACCCTCGCGGTCAAGCCCGCCGACCTGTCCTTCGAGCAGGCGGCCGCGGTGTCCATGGCCGCGCACACCGCGCTCCAGGGCCTGCGCGACGTGGGCGGGATCGAGGACGGGCAGCGCGTCCTCGTCATCGGCGCCTCCGGCGGCATCGGCACGTTCGCCGTCCAGCTCGCCAAGGCGTTCGGCGCGGACGTCACCGGCGTGTGCGGCCCCCGCGGCCTCGACCTGGTCCGCTCCCTCGGCGCCGACGCCGTCGACTACACCTCCACGGACTTCACCGAGCGCACGGAACGCTACGACCTCGTCCTCGACATCGCGGGCGGCCGCTCCCTGCGCGCCCTCCGGCGCCTCCTGCTCCCGCGCGGCACCCTGGTCCTCGTCGGCGGCATCACCTCCCGGGGCGGCCTCCTCGGCCCCGCCGCGCAGCAGGTCCGCGGGTTCCTGCTGTCCCCCTTCGTCCGCGAACGCGTCGCGGCGGTCCAATGGAAGCCCAACACCGCGGACCTCCGCCTCCTGGCGACCCTCATCGAGGAGCGCCGACTCGCCCCGGTCCTGGACCGCACCTACCCCTTCGCCGCCCTCCCCGAGGCCCTCCGCCACCTCGAGCAGGGCCACCCCGTGGGCAAGATCGTGCTCACCCTCTGA
- a CDS encoding TetR/AcrR family transcriptional regulator C-terminal domain-containing protein, with protein sequence MDLWIDAEADEAPRIPLSRRRVLRAAVAIADRDGLDALTMRRVAQELGVEAMSLYHHVANKEAVLDGVVEVILGEIFQAVEQAGSPAPGDDWRGALRTRILTAREVFLRHRWAPQVLTSRTTTSTAVVAYYDGVVGILRAGGFSFDLAHRALHVLGSRALGFAQELFDPGAAATEDSAAMAEQMAEHFPNLAGMLAAHDDPDGTLGFCDDRFEFEFALDLILDGLDRRRTGS encoded by the coding sequence ATGGATCTGTGGATTGACGCCGAGGCCGACGAGGCTCCCCGTATCCCGCTGAGCCGGCGGCGGGTGCTGCGGGCGGCGGTGGCGATCGCCGACCGGGACGGGCTCGACGCGCTCACGATGCGCCGGGTGGCGCAGGAGCTCGGCGTCGAGGCGATGTCGCTGTACCACCATGTCGCCAACAAGGAAGCCGTCCTCGACGGGGTCGTCGAGGTGATCCTCGGCGAGATCTTCCAGGCGGTGGAGCAGGCCGGGTCGCCCGCGCCGGGGGATGACTGGCGGGGGGCGCTGCGCACGCGGATCCTCACCGCGCGGGAGGTCTTCCTGCGCCATCGGTGGGCTCCCCAGGTGCTCACCTCGCGCACCACGACGAGCACGGCGGTCGTCGCCTACTACGACGGCGTGGTCGGGATCCTGCGGGCGGGCGGGTTCTCCTTCGATCTGGCCCACCGGGCGCTGCACGTGCTGGGCAGCCGCGCCCTCGGGTTCGCCCAGGAGCTGTTCGATCCGGGCGCGGCCGCGACGGAGGACTCCGCCGCGATGGCCGAGCAGATGGCCGAGCACTTCCCGAACCTCGCCGGGATGCTCGCCGCCCACGACGACCCGGACGGCACCCTGGGCTTCTGCGATGACCGATTCGAGTTCGAGTTCGCGCTCGACCTGATCCTCGACGGGCTCGATCGCCGCCGCACCGGTTCCTGA
- a CDS encoding metallophosphoesterase produces MVVRRGLRVPGAVVLVLGLAGAPGAAARAEGGVWLSVEDGDVLDGGVELLAADRAGGGQAVSLRVDGEDVPVTTVVPQIAVSFQADGFDAGDGHRNSLWVNGVKAVEPKVSAHGYAKVTVPVPATAFRAGANTVRLSTGSTEATDDPDGGNDDFTVQDLKVTFPDGTTAKDPADRPFTRFPIGDVAGRPRHHDWHIDVPAVQVRGLQSHGWDTAGLAERPYEIVATSADGARVARARVAVDHSGPVSLDLSDGDTVSGDRELVAGGAGEVQISVDGRPLETTRRDSADPAFVFDAHGLETGRHRDSVWLNSELLAEPEPGTVTDYARVRIPVPLAKLKPGRNVLRIRTGTATATADGAGDNDDFIVRDARLEFGAGRTLRDPAFDPATGLAIGDDGPVKTYHRDWTFTVPDDLRTEHAARWDSTAVADGPHTVAASRPGGAREAAARVVVDNTGPAVTVRSPEAGERYRTPFTVDAAVTDPHRVVSVARTLDGRTVHDGAAFTADDLEDGAHTLAVAATDALGNTTERTVRFSTLGNFPDTPSDPFPADRTTEVSPTRATLGVTVADPAGDPVDVALKWAYLGDFTDRAAAATEGVSTSPTPARVAGEAIETAALAADDGRTATVESDRAYPFQQFDLAVPRDLAAPRHTVTWHGTVPAGQRAVLSVWNHATRSWQPLADGQGGADLALSGEAEVADTVRRGRARFMVQNVPASVISDRDAVFAWITDTQHYSEREPDTFQKMVDWAIENRHGGNIGYGVHTGDIVNDADAAEHWARASQIMRTWDEADLPYGIVPGNHDLSDGRYDAYRALFGADRYAGRPWYGGTADDNVQHYDLVSTPRADYLIVYLDWSLDDAEIAWADRIIKAHPGHNVVIATHIYLNTVGAYSGPGRRIFNRLVRPNENVALVLSGHFTGAARNVRRLGDRTVVEVMADYQEVPTSGGGWMRTLAFDTEHQKLTNQTFSVLTGGDHHWQEDLENFTEDITLRPPKRAVTTDHLALTAKTTRTLAALADVPSGTRFTAPTGLLRPATRHTWYAEATDADGHRTTSPVWSFTTGALRPAWAPSAKGQGRQGIGGARPGGGDR; encoded by the coding sequence GTGGTCGTGCGGCGCGGGCTTCGGGTGCCGGGGGCGGTGGTGCTCGTGCTGGGGCTCGCCGGGGCGCCGGGCGCGGCGGCCAGGGCGGAGGGCGGCGTCTGGCTGTCGGTCGAAGACGGCGACGTCCTGGACGGCGGGGTCGAGCTCTTGGCCGCCGACCGGGCAGGGGGCGGGCAGGCGGTCTCGCTCCGCGTCGACGGCGAAGACGTCCCGGTCACCACGGTCGTCCCGCAGATCGCGGTGAGCTTCCAGGCGGACGGCTTCGACGCCGGCGACGGCCACCGGAACAGCCTGTGGGTCAACGGGGTCAAGGCCGTGGAGCCGAAGGTGAGCGCGCACGGGTACGCGAAGGTGACGGTGCCGGTCCCGGCGACCGCGTTCCGGGCGGGGGCCAACACCGTCCGGCTGAGCACGGGCAGCACCGAGGCGACCGACGACCCGGACGGCGGCAACGACGACTTCACCGTCCAGGACCTCAAGGTGACGTTCCCCGACGGGACCACCGCCAAGGACCCGGCCGACCGGCCCTTCACCCGGTTCCCGATCGGCGACGTCGCCGGTAGACCCCGTCACCACGACTGGCACATCGACGTCCCGGCCGTCCAGGTGCGCGGTCTCCAGTCCCACGGGTGGGACACCGCGGGACTCGCCGAGCGCCCCTACGAGATCGTCGCGACCTCGGCCGACGGCGCGCGCGTCGCCCGCGCCCGCGTCGCCGTCGACCACTCGGGCCCGGTGTCCCTCGATCTGTCCGACGGCGACACCGTCTCCGGCGACCGCGAGCTCGTCGCGGGAGGCGCGGGAGAGGTGCAGATCAGCGTCGACGGCCGCCCGCTGGAGACCACACGACGGGACTCCGCCGATCCCGCCTTCGTCTTCGACGCCCACGGCCTGGAGACGGGCCGCCACCGCGACAGCGTCTGGCTCAACAGCGAACTCCTCGCCGAGCCGGAGCCCGGCACGGTCACCGACTACGCGCGAGTCCGGATCCCCGTTCCGCTCGCGAAGCTCAAGCCGGGCCGCAACGTCCTGCGGATCCGCACCGGCACCGCCACGGCCACCGCGGACGGGGCGGGTGACAACGATGATTTCATCGTGCGCGACGCCCGCCTGGAGTTCGGCGCCGGCCGCACGCTCCGCGATCCCGCCTTCGACCCCGCGACGGGACTGGCGATCGGCGACGACGGCCCGGTCAAGACCTACCACCGGGACTGGACGTTCACCGTCCCCGACGACCTGCGCACCGAGCACGCGGCGCGCTGGGACAGCACCGCGGTCGCCGACGGCCCGCACACCGTCGCGGCGTCCCGGCCGGGAGGCGCCCGCGAGGCGGCCGCCCGGGTGGTGGTCGACAACACCGGGCCCGCCGTCACCGTCCGCAGCCCCGAGGCGGGCGAGCGGTACCGGACGCCGTTCACCGTCGACGCCGCCGTGACCGACCCGCACCGCGTGGTGTCCGTCGCCAGGACCCTGGACGGCAGGACCGTCCACGACGGCGCCGCGTTCACCGCCGACGACCTCGAAGACGGCGCGCACACTCTGGCCGTGGCCGCGACCGACGCACTCGGCAACACCACCGAGCGGACGGTGCGGTTCAGCACCCTCGGGAACTTCCCCGACACCCCGAGTGACCCGTTCCCGGCCGACCGGACCACCGAGGTCTCCCCGACCCGCGCCACGCTCGGCGTCACCGTCGCCGACCCGGCGGGCGACCCGGTCGACGTCGCCCTCAAGTGGGCCTACCTCGGCGACTTCACCGACCGCGCGGCCGCCGCGACCGAGGGTGTCTCCACCTCCCCCACACCGGCGCGCGTGGCGGGCGAGGCCATCGAGACCGCCGCCCTGGCCGCCGACGACGGCAGGACCGCCACCGTCGAAAGCGACCGCGCCTACCCGTTCCAGCAGTTCGATCTGGCGGTCCCCCGCGACCTCGCCGCGCCGCGCCACACCGTCACCTGGCACGGCACGGTCCCGGCCGGGCAGCGCGCCGTCCTGTCGGTGTGGAACCACGCCACCCGCTCCTGGCAGCCGCTCGCCGACGGGCAGGGCGGCGCCGACCTGGCGCTGAGCGGCGAGGCCGAGGTGGCCGACACCGTGCGCCGGGGCAGGGCGAGGTTCATGGTCCAGAACGTCCCGGCCTCGGTGATCTCCGACCGGGACGCGGTCTTCGCCTGGATCACCGACACCCAGCACTACTCGGAACGGGAACCCGACACGTTCCAGAAGATGGTGGACTGGGCGATCGAGAACCGGCATGGCGGGAACATCGGCTACGGCGTGCACACCGGCGACATCGTCAACGACGCCGACGCCGCCGAGCACTGGGCCCGCGCCTCCCAGATCATGAGGACGTGGGACGAGGCAGACCTGCCCTACGGCATCGTCCCGGGCAACCACGACCTGAGCGACGGCCGCTACGACGCCTACCGCGCGCTGTTCGGCGCGGACCGGTACGCGGGCAGGCCCTGGTACGGCGGCACGGCAGACGACAACGTCCAGCACTACGACCTGGTGTCCACCCCCCGCGCCGATTACCTGATCGTCTACCTGGACTGGAGCCTGGACGACGCCGAGATCGCCTGGGCCGACCGGATCATCAAGGCGCACCCCGGTCACAACGTCGTGATCGCCACCCACATCTACCTCAACACCGTCGGCGCCTACTCCGGACCGGGCAGGCGGATCTTCAACCGGCTCGTGCGGCCCAACGAGAACGTCGCCCTCGTGCTGTCCGGCCACTTCACCGGCGCGGCGCGCAACGTCCGACGCCTCGGCGACCGGACCGTCGTGGAGGTGATGGCCGACTACCAGGAGGTGCCGACGTCAGGCGGCGGCTGGATGCGCACCCTGGCCTTCGACACCGAACACCAGAAGCTCACCAACCAGACCTTCTCCGTCCTGACGGGCGGAGACCACCACTGGCAGGAGGACCTGGAGAACTTCACCGAGGACATCACCCTCCGCCCGCCGAAACGCGCCGTGACCACCGACCACCTCGCCCTCACCGCCAAGACGACCCGGACCCTCGCGGCACTCGCCGACGTCCCCTCCGGCACCCGGTTCACCGCCCCGACGGGCCTTCTCCGCCCCGCCACCCGCCACACCTGGTACGCGGAGGCCACCGACGCCGACGGACACCGCACCACCTCCCCGGTCTGGTCCTTCACCACCGGCGCCCTCCGGCCGGCCTGGGCTCCATCGGCCAAGGGCCAGGGCCGCCAGGGAATAGGCGGTGCACGGCCCGGAGGCGGGGACCGGTAG
- a CDS encoding nitroreductase/quinone reductase family protein: MAAAQPRTVPRSVNVIVRAVLRSPAHRLMSRNTMLLSFSGRRTGTAYTLPVSYCRDGENLTCFTDGTWWKNLRDPAPVRMVVAGRRLTGVGEVVTQDHQSAVDALRTFLHRTPRDAKYHGVRTGADGEYLRADLERAARAATMVRIRPAP; encoded by the coding sequence ATGGCCGCCGCACAGCCCAGGACGGTTCCGCGCTCTGTCAACGTCATCGTCCGGGCGGTGCTGCGCTCGCCGGCGCACCGCCTGATGAGCCGCAACACGATGCTGCTCTCCTTCAGCGGCCGCAGAACGGGCACCGCCTATACGCTGCCGGTGAGCTACTGCCGCGACGGCGAGAACCTCACCTGCTTCACCGACGGCACCTGGTGGAAGAACCTCCGCGACCCCGCCCCGGTGCGCATGGTCGTCGCGGGCCGCCGCCTCACCGGGGTCGGCGAGGTCGTCACCCAGGATCACCAGAGCGCAGTCGACGCCCTGCGCACGTTCCTCCACCGAACGCCCCGCGACGCGAAGTACCACGGGGTCCGCACCGGCGCCGACGGCGAATACCTCCGCGCCGACCTCGAGCGCGCCGCCCGCGCGGCCACCATGGTCCGCATCCGCCCGGCCCCCTGA
- a CDS encoding TetR/AcrR family transcriptional regulator — translation MGTRRRMAPEERRAQLLDIGAAMFAAQPYDEVLIERVAEQAQVSRALLYRYFPTKRDFFAAIFQRDSDALLSAATPDPGLPLADQVAAGLDAHIDYFVDNTHAALAVNRGPLSGDPLIQGIISTELATLRRRMIDATALEGHARALASTALHGWLMFVRGACTEWVHTRSITRPELHRMCLRTLASALGPDLLDELTGSAEENRDR, via the coding sequence ATGGGCACACGACGACGGATGGCTCCCGAGGAGCGGCGCGCCCAGCTCCTCGACATCGGCGCCGCGATGTTCGCCGCGCAGCCCTACGACGAGGTCCTCATCGAGCGCGTCGCCGAACAGGCCCAGGTCTCCCGCGCCCTCCTGTACCGCTATTTCCCTACGAAGCGCGACTTCTTCGCCGCGATCTTCCAACGCGACAGCGACGCCCTCCTGTCCGCCGCGACCCCCGACCCCGGCCTGCCCCTGGCCGACCAGGTGGCCGCGGGGCTGGACGCCCACATCGACTACTTCGTCGACAACACCCACGCCGCCCTGGCCGTCAACCGAGGCCCCCTCTCCGGCGACCCCCTCATCCAAGGCATCATCTCCACCGAACTGGCCACCCTCCGCCGCCGCATGATCGACGCCACCGCCCTGGAGGGCCACGCTCGGGCCCTGGCCTCCACCGCCCTCCACGGCTGGCTCATGTTCGTCCGGGGCGCTTGCACCGAATGGGTCCACACCCGATCCATCACCCGCCCGGAACTCCACCGAATGTGCCTCCGCACCTTGGCGAGCGCCCTGGGCCCCGACCTCCTCGACGAACTCACCGGGAGCGCCGAAGAGAACCGCGACCGCTGA
- a CDS encoding HAD family hydrolase, whose amino-acid sequence MRWGFFHSGRFSQQYRERFGELPSATLRHWLRPAPDVAGALQYGGPVTLSLPPGEFDAYLFDCDGTIADSMPLHFLAWQETLAEWGCELSEELFYAWGGRTVPDVISDLNTARGLAMPVAAVAARHMELYEKMLPRLAAVPDVLEHIETAHGRIPFAVVSGSTRASVTASLTALGLLDRFDTMVCAGDYARPKPAPDPFLLAAERLNVDPARCLVFEDADNGIRSAQAAGMAWVHVPAPGRR is encoded by the coding sequence GTGCGCTGGGGTTTCTTCCACTCCGGGCGCTTCTCGCAGCAGTACCGCGAACGTTTCGGCGAGCTGCCGTCAGCGACGCTGCGCCACTGGCTCCGCCCGGCCCCGGACGTCGCCGGCGCCCTCCAGTACGGTGGTCCGGTGACCCTCAGCCTGCCCCCCGGTGAGTTCGACGCCTACCTCTTCGACTGCGACGGGACCATCGCGGACTCCATGCCGCTGCACTTCCTCGCCTGGCAGGAGACGCTCGCGGAGTGGGGCTGCGAGCTCTCCGAGGAACTGTTCTACGCCTGGGGCGGCCGGACGGTGCCCGACGTCATCTCCGACCTCAACACCGCCCGGGGACTCGCCATGCCGGTCGCGGCCGTCGCCGCCCGCCATATGGAGCTCTACGAGAAGATGCTCCCGAGACTGGCCGCGGTGCCCGACGTGCTCGAGCACATCGAGACCGCGCACGGCCGCATCCCCTTCGCCGTCGTGTCCGGCAGCACCCGGGCCTCGGTGACGGCCTCCCTGACCGCCCTCGGGCTCCTCGACAGATTCGACACGATGGTCTGCGCCGGCGACTACGCGCGCCCCAAGCCCGCCCCGGACCCCTTCCTCCTGGCCGCCGAGCGACTGAACGTCGACCCGGCCCGCTGCCTCGTCTTCGAGGACGCCGACAACGGCATCCGATCCGCCCAGGCCGCGGGCATGGCCTGGGTCCACGTCCCCGCCCCCGGACGACGCTGA